One window of the Pararge aegeria chromosome 22, ilParAegt1.1, whole genome shotgun sequence genome contains the following:
- the LOC120633690 gene encoding probable 28S ribosomal protein S26, mitochondrial, with protein sequence MMNFKHLIVKQTCPLVTQIAGAHRKPRWLPVAKSKIYRIPKRPVISEEERLELLRINNNYKTQMRAIRRFYHEEMIREKSSLESASSAMSQRLEADEWEKCVQLNVKWNTQVAAEREERRKLELAAMEDYAFKRMETKDTEFKKRITKASEQIREQKELSSTFITPENLDAAIDQALANPIDYNYAIDLKGNQYPGRDTPIVYEKNIEKTSA encoded by the exons ATGATGAACTTTAAACACCTTATTGTCAAACAAACATGTCCATTGGTAACACAAATTGCTGGAGCTCACCGAAAACCCAGATGGTTGCCAGTGGCCAAGAGCAAAATTTATCGGATACCAAAACGTCCAGTGATCAGCGAAGAGGAGCGTCTGGAGCTGCTACGTATAAACAACAACTATAAAACACAAATGCGTGCAATAAGGCGCTTTTACCACGAAGAAATGATAAGGGAGAAATCATCACTCGAAAGTGCCAGTTCCGCTATGTCTCAACGCTTAGAAGCGGATGAGTGGGAGAAGTGTGTTCAATTAAACGTTAAGTGGAACACTCAG GTGGCAGCAGAAAGAGAAGAGAGAAGAAAGTTAGAGTTGGCTGCCATGGAGGACTATGCTTTTAAACGGATGGAGACTAAAGATACAGAATTCAAGAAGAGAATTACAAAAGCCTCTGAGCAGATCAGAGAGCAAAAG GAACTCAGTTCAACGTTTATCACACCAGAGAATCTAGACGCAGCCATAGACCAAGCCTTAGCCAACCCAATAGATTACAACTATGCAATTGATTTAAAAGGAAACCAGTACCCTGGTAGAGATACACCTATCGTATATGAGAAAAATATTGAGAAAACTAGCGCttag